One region of Triticum aestivum cultivar Chinese Spring chromosome 6B, IWGSC CS RefSeq v2.1, whole genome shotgun sequence genomic DNA includes:
- the LOC123133609 gene encoding putative F-box/FBD/LRR-repeat protein At5g22670, with protein MEKEEVPRAAPGKREPGGIAAQRARISDSGETADDFISRLPDVVLCTIISLLPTKDGGRTQALSRRWRHLWRSAPLNLEVLTRLPDDPIPTHSVSPSAVSDIISRHHGPARRFYFHCLRDDEVYAQAESWFLSRALANLQELDASYGNLPLLPSALRSASTLLVAKISHCDLPGEIVPSFPLLKQLTLVYVSISADGFHTLLSSCHALESLCMSQVRAAGCLRVSSPTLKSIGFRDNHSEETELVIEDAPRLVRLLLPYCYLDDCVTIRVIWAPKLEIMGPFAAFVSKLLLFQRKSPVSSANSMHTVKVLALKSSENKLHAVLNILRWFPCLEKLYVTFHKRYEMGAKDEPQYDPQHPIECLQTHLKNVVFKLYSGNGKQVDFARFFVLNAEVLNKIVFEVHGDYSSESVAFQHGLLHVKNRASRDVQFEFRSTHVRNKYLGDEHIHDLSVSDPFRQP; from the exons ATGGAGAAGGAGGAGGTCCCGCGGGCCGCGCCCGGCAAGAGAGAGCCCGGTGGAATCGCGGCGCAGCGAGCGCGGATCAGCGACTCCGGCGAGACCGCGGACGATTTCATCAGCAGGCTCCCCGACGTAGTCCTCTGcaccatcatctccctcctccccaccAAGGACGGCGGCCGCACGCAGGCCCTCTCCCGCCGGTGGCGCCACCTGTGGCGCTCCGCGCCCCTCAACCTCGAGGTCCTCACCCGGCTTCCAGACGACCCCATCCCCACCCACTCCGTctccccctccgccgtctctgacATAATCTCCCGGCACCACGGCCCCGCCCGCCGGTTCTACTTCCACTGCCTCCGGGACGACGAGGTCTACGCCCAGGCGGAAAGCTGGTTCCTCTCCAGGGCCCTCGCCAACCTCCAGGAGCTTGATGCCAGCTACGGCAACCTCCCGCTGCTGCCGTCAGCGCTCCGCTCGGCGTCCACCCTCCTCGTTGCCAAGATCAGCCACTGTGATCTCCCAGGCGAGATTGTTCCAAGCTTTCCCCTCCTCAAGCAGCTCACCCTAGTGTACGTTTCCATCTCAGCGGACGGCTTCCACACACTGCTCTCTAGTTGCCATGCCTTGGAGAGCTTATGTATGTCCCAAGTTCGTGCTGCCGGTTGCCTCCGTGTTAGCTCGCCAACTCTTAAGAGCATTGGCTTCCGTGATAACCACAGTGAGGAAACAGAGCTGGTCATAGAGGATGCTCCTCGCCTTGTGAGGTTACTATTACCCTATTGTTATCTAGATGATTGTGTGACTATCAGGGTAATTTGGGCGCCTAAGCTGGAGATAATGGGCCCTTTTGCAGCCTTCGTCTCCAAGCTCCTACTCTTCCAG AGAAAAAGCCCAGTCAGCTCAGCAAACTCGATGCACACTGTGAAAGTTTTGGCTCTCAAATCTTCTGAAAATAAATTGCACGCAGTTCTTAACATCCTCAGGTGGTTCCCCTGTTTGGAAAAGCTCTATGTCACT TTTCATAAACGCTATGAGATGGGTGCGAAAGATGAGCCTCAGTATGACCCACAGCATCCAATTGAATGCCTACAGACCCATCTCAAAAATGTGGTGTTTAAGTTATATTCGGGCAATGGGAAACAGGTTGACTTTGCCAGATTCTTTGTTTTGAATGCGGAAGTGCTAAACAAAATTGTATTTGAAGTACATGGTGACTACAGCAGTGAATCAGTGGCTTTTCAGCACGGGCTGCTACATGTGAAAAACAGAGCTTCTCGAGATGTTCAATTTGAATTCAGGAGTACACATGTTCGTAATAAGTACCTTGGTGACGAGCATATCCATGATTTGTCAGTGTCCGACCCCTTCAGACAGCCATAG